A genomic stretch from Bos javanicus breed banteng chromosome 29, ARS-OSU_banteng_1.0, whole genome shotgun sequence includes:
- the SPA17 gene encoding sperm surface protein Sp17 isoform X1: MSIPFSNTHYRIPQGFGNLLEGLTREILREQPDNIPAFAAAYFENLLEKREKTNFDPAEWGAKVDDRFYNNHAFKEQESPEKHEPGKENSQTSVKEKTALESPEEDKDMEENAALKIQAAFRGHLAREEVKKMKSSDLEEEKTEENE, translated from the exons ATGTCGATTCCGTTTTCCAACACCCACTACCGAATTCCACAAGGATTTGGAAATCTTCTTGAAGGGCTCACACGCGAGATTCTGAGAGAGCAACCGGACAATATACCAGCTTTTGCCGCAGCATATTTTGAGAATCTtctagagaaaagagaaa aaacCAACTTTGATCCAGCAGAATGGGGGGCTAAGGTTGATGACCGCTTCTATAACAACCATGCATTCAAG gAGCAAGAATCACCTGAAAAACATGAgcctggaaaagaaaattctcAGACATCTGTGAAAGAGAAGACAGCCTTA GAATCTCCTGAAGAAGACAAGGACATGGAAGAGAATGCTGCTCTCAAAATCCAGGCAGCCTTCCGGGGACACTTAGCCAGAGAGgaggtaaagaaaatgaaatcgaGTGATcttgaagaagagaaaacagaggaaaacgaGTGA
- the SPA17 gene encoding sperm surface protein Sp17 isoform X2, translated as MSIPFSNTHYRIPQGFGNLLEGLTREILREQPDNIPAFAAAYFENLLEKREKTNFDPAEWGAKVDDRFYNNHAFKESPEEDKDMEENAALKIQAAFRGHLAREEVKKMKSSDLEEEKTEENE; from the exons ATGTCGATTCCGTTTTCCAACACCCACTACCGAATTCCACAAGGATTTGGAAATCTTCTTGAAGGGCTCACACGCGAGATTCTGAGAGAGCAACCGGACAATATACCAGCTTTTGCCGCAGCATATTTTGAGAATCTtctagagaaaagagaaa aaacCAACTTTGATCCAGCAGAATGGGGGGCTAAGGTTGATGACCGCTTCTATAACAACCATGCATTCAAG GAATCTCCTGAAGAAGACAAGGACATGGAAGAGAATGCTGCTCTCAAAATCCAGGCAGCCTTCCGGGGACACTTAGCCAGAGAGgaggtaaagaaaatgaaatcgaGTGATcttgaagaagagaaaacagaggaaaacgaGTGA